A section of the Sphingomonas ginsenosidivorax genome encodes:
- a CDS encoding SulP family inorganic anion transporter, with product MPTLIPKFNTWRADLPASIVVALVALPLCLGVALASGAPLFAGVIAGIVGGLAVGLFSKSPLSVSGPAAGLTVIVLAAIESMPSYQVFLLAVVLAGVLQIGFSLTRAGILSEFVPSSVITGMLAAIGLILILKQIPHAVGFDAESEGIFEFTTADGFNTFSRVWQSLTGSLTPGAVLIAFVSLAFLFWWDGAKPKDGPLRFVPGPLVVVLIGIGGNALLGAIKPDWQLKATHLVQVPVTQSLAEFPALFTLPDFTAIGSGAVWTAAVTLAIVASLESLLSVKAVDEIDPRRRRTDKNWELMAQGGGNIISGLIGGLPVTSVIVRSSANVDAKAESKLSTMLHGFWLLVSVALIPAVLNLIPLSALAAVLIATGYKLTKPKLFLERYKQGWTQFIPFVVTVVAILFTDLLEGIVIGLAVGFVFVVARNFRTAITFACDDDDCLVRARRNLYFIHKYELQKSLDRVPDNANLLIDLSSTSYVDLDNVDIINAFIKGAEYRGITVLIRGDLALRTVKLINAPQTEVRFA from the coding sequence GTGCCGACACTCATCCCGAAATTCAATACGTGGCGTGCAGATCTTCCTGCCTCGATCGTAGTGGCGCTGGTCGCACTGCCGCTTTGCCTCGGCGTCGCGCTCGCCTCGGGCGCGCCGCTGTTCGCCGGTGTCATCGCGGGCATCGTCGGCGGCCTCGCGGTCGGCCTGTTCTCAAAATCGCCGCTGTCGGTCAGCGGCCCCGCCGCCGGCCTGACCGTCATCGTGCTCGCCGCGATCGAAAGCATGCCGAGCTACCAGGTGTTCCTGCTCGCGGTCGTTCTCGCCGGCGTCCTCCAGATCGGCTTTTCGCTGACCCGCGCCGGCATCCTGTCCGAATTCGTCCCCTCCTCGGTCATCACCGGCATGCTCGCCGCGATCGGCCTGATCCTGATCCTGAAGCAGATCCCGCACGCGGTCGGCTTCGACGCCGAATCCGAAGGCATCTTCGAATTCACCACCGCCGATGGCTTCAACACCTTCTCGCGCGTCTGGCAGAGCCTGACCGGCAGCCTGACGCCCGGCGCGGTGCTCATCGCCTTCGTCAGCCTCGCCTTCCTGTTCTGGTGGGACGGTGCCAAGCCGAAGGACGGCCCGTTGCGCTTCGTCCCCGGCCCGCTCGTGGTCGTGCTGATCGGCATTGGCGGCAACGCGCTGCTCGGCGCGATCAAGCCCGACTGGCAGCTCAAGGCGACGCACCTCGTGCAGGTCCCGGTCACGCAGAGCCTCGCGGAATTCCCCGCGCTGTTCACGCTGCCCGACTTCACGGCGATCGGCTCCGGCGCGGTATGGACCGCGGCCGTCACGCTCGCGATCGTAGCCAGCCTCGAATCGCTGTTGAGCGTCAAGGCGGTCGACGAGATCGACCCCCGCCGCCGCCGCACCGACAAGAACTGGGAGCTGATGGCCCAGGGCGGCGGCAACATCATCTCCGGCCTGATCGGCGGCCTGCCCGTCACCTCGGTGATCGTCCGCTCGTCCGCGAACGTCGATGCCAAGGCCGAGAGCAAGCTGTCGACGATGCTCCACGGCTTCTGGCTGCTGGTCAGCGTCGCGCTGATCCCCGCGGTGCTCAACCTGATCCCGCTGTCGGCGCTCGCCGCCGTGCTGATCGCGACCGGCTACAAGCTCACCAAGCCCAAGCTGTTCCTCGAACGCTACAAGCAGGGCTGGACGCAGTTCATACCGTTCGTCGTCACCGTCGTCGCGATCCTGTTCACCGACCTGCTCGAGGGCATCGTGATCGGGCTTGCGGTCGGCTTCGTCTTCGTCGTCGCGCGCAACTTCCGCACTGCGATCACCTTTGCCTGCGACGATGACGACTGCCTCGTCCGCGCCCGCCGCAACCTGTATTTCATCCACAAGTACGAACTGCAGAAGTCGCTCGACCGGGTGCCCGACAACGCCAACCTGCTGATCGACCTGTCGTCGACCAGCTATGTCGATCTCGACAACGTCGACATCATCAACGCCTTCATCAAGGGCGCCGAGTATCGCGGGATCACCGTGCTGATCCGCGGCGATCTGGCACTGCGCACGGTGAAGCTGATCAACGCCCCCCAGACCGAGGTCCGTTTCGCATGA
- a CDS encoding (2Fe-2S) ferredoxin domain-containing protein: MIRPVRAGWAGAVLVCGKCSKKLDGGFGKGGRVSLAKALRKDLGLKKGRKAALGVVETKCLGVCPKNAVMVVDSAQPDRWLVVPAGADLDEVEAAVFASVPPPG; encoded by the coding sequence ATGATCCGTCCGGTTCGCGCCGGCTGGGCCGGCGCGGTGCTGGTCTGCGGCAAATGTTCGAAGAAGCTGGACGGCGGCTTCGGCAAGGGCGGGCGGGTGTCGCTCGCCAAGGCGCTGCGCAAGGACCTGGGGCTGAAGAAGGGCCGCAAGGCGGCGCTCGGCGTGGTCGAGACCAAGTGCCTGGGGGTATGTCCGAAGAACGCGGTGATGGTGGTGGATTCGGCACAGCCGGATCGGTGGCTGGTGGTGCCTGCGGGGGCGGATCTCGACGAGGTCGAGGCGGCGGTGTTTGCGAGCGTGCCGCCGCCGGGGTAA
- a CDS encoding (2Fe-2S)-binding protein, translating to MVVCVCNAIRESDVRQCARGGCTTPCQAFRSLGCQPKCGQCASYTRAIIADERAAA from the coding sequence ATGGTCGTCTGCGTTTGCAATGCCATACGAGAATCCGACGTCCGCCAGTGCGCGCGTGGGGGCTGCACGACTCCCTGCCAGGCGTTCCGGTCGCTGGGTTGCCAGCCCAAATGCGGCCAGTGCGCGTCCTACACCCGCGCGATCATCGCCGACGAGCGTGCGGCTGCGTAG
- a CDS encoding N-acetylmuramoyl-L-alanine amidase, with protein MIVLHYTGMQAGASAIARLRDIEAKVSSHYLVDEDGTVVRMVDEAHRAWHAGRSHWREIDDVNSASIGIEIVNPGHEFGYRPFPAEQIAALLPLVAEIKDRYAITRGNVVGHSDVAPERKRDPGELFPWHELAKRRLALPRPTRNLMDPGWTEAGFCLALERFGYDVTNRMAAIMAFQRRFRPEMVDGEIDAECRMILLALLLPKPTGDD; from the coding sequence ATGATCGTGCTCCACTATACCGGGATGCAGGCCGGGGCGTCGGCGATCGCCCGGCTGCGCGACATCGAGGCGAAGGTCTCGTCGCATTACCTGGTCGACGAGGACGGCACGGTGGTGCGGATGGTCGACGAGGCGCACCGCGCGTGGCACGCCGGGCGCAGCCACTGGCGCGAGATCGACGACGTCAATTCGGCGAGCATCGGCATCGAAATCGTCAACCCGGGGCACGAGTTCGGCTATCGCCCGTTCCCGGCCGAGCAGATCGCCGCGCTGCTACCGCTGGTCGCCGAGATCAAGGACCGGTACGCGATCACGCGCGGCAACGTCGTCGGCCATTCCGACGTCGCGCCCGAGCGCAAGCGCGATCCGGGCGAGCTGTTTCCCTGGCACGAACTGGCCAAGCGCCGGCTGGCGCTGCCGCGGCCGACCCGGAACCTGATGGACCCGGGCTGGACCGAGGCGGGCTTCTGCCTGGCGCTCGAGCGGTTCGGGTACGACGTCACCAACCGGATGGCGGCGATCATGGCGTTCCAGCGGCGCTTCCGCCCCGAAATGGTCGACGGCGAGATCGATGCCGAGTGCCGGATGATCCTGCTCGCGTTGCTGCTTCCCAAACCGACGGGGGACGACTAG
- a CDS encoding Hpt domain-containing protein translates to MSFEGSTLVDWPAFARARSELGAGFVRILGYFREDGVKSVATIEAAMRGANAAAMVIPAHTLKGEARQFGAEPLADLAETIETIARDCVEMQDTPDLALEHIARLRGVFEETLTLLEREANPLVARRPVGGGGFGRRTI, encoded by the coding sequence GTGTCGTTCGAAGGTAGTACTCTGGTTGACTGGCCCGCCTTCGCGCGGGCGCGGAGCGAGCTGGGGGCGGGATTCGTCCGCATCCTCGGCTATTTCCGCGAGGATGGGGTCAAGTCCGTCGCGACGATCGAGGCGGCGATGCGCGGCGCCAACGCGGCAGCGATGGTGATCCCCGCGCATACGCTGAAGGGCGAGGCGCGCCAGTTCGGTGCCGAGCCGCTCGCCGACCTGGCCGAGACGATCGAGACGATCGCGCGCGATTGCGTCGAGATGCAGGACACGCCCGACCTGGCGCTCGAGCATATCGCGCGGTTGCGCGGGGTGTTCGAGGAGACGCTGACGCTCTTGGAGCGCGAAGCGAACCCGCTGGTCGCGCGGCGGCCGGTTGGTGGCGGTGGGTTCGGACGGCGGACGATCTGA
- the purL gene encoding phosphoribosylformylglycinamidine synthase subunit PurL produces the protein MTAITPQIVADHGLSPDEYERVLAALGREPNLVELGIFSVMWSEHCSYKSSKIHLMKLPTKGERVICGPGENAGVVDIGAGPDGKPQAAIFKMESHNHPSYIEPYQGAATGVGGILRDVFTMGARPIANLNALRFGSPDHPKMRHLIAGVVHGIGGYGNCVGVPTVGGEVNFHPAYDGNILVNAMTVGIADQDKIFYSAASGLGNSIVYVGSKTGRDGIHGATMASADFGEDSDAKRPTVQVGDPFTEKLLIEACLELMATDMIVAIQDMGAAGLTSSSVEMASKGGVGIELIMDDVPQRETGMTPYEMMLSESQERMLMVLKPGREAEAEAIFRKWELDFAVIGHVTDTGRMVLKFKGDTVCDIPLGPLADDAPLYDRPHVPTPPAAPLTNVPTTSDIAADLLTLMGSPDIASRRWIWEQYDHMVGADTVQRPGGDAAVVRVHGTDKALAMTTDCTPRYCFVDPVEGGKQAVAEAWRNLTAVGANPIAVTNCLNFANPQRPEIMGQIVGCLDGMSQACLALDFPIVSGNVSLYNESKATGGGSAILPTPAIGAIGLLADWQKSMTIAFKDPGDVIMVVGTRAGHLGQSLWLRECQGRSAADAGPPPSVDLAAERRTGDFVRAAILDGKLNAVHDVSDGGIAVTLAEMALAGRIGAMINRAMPFDAPRSFFAEDQGVYVVTVHDHALLDFMTEAHGAGVLVEPLGRTGGTRLIFELPDADFAVKLDDLRTAHESFFPKLMGADAALA, from the coding sequence ATGACCGCCATCACCCCCCAGATCGTCGCCGACCACGGCCTGTCCCCCGACGAATATGAGCGCGTCCTCGCCGCGCTCGGCCGCGAGCCCAATCTCGTCGAGCTCGGCATCTTCTCGGTGATGTGGTCCGAGCATTGCAGCTACAAGTCGAGCAAGATCCACCTGATGAAGCTGCCAACCAAGGGCGAGCGCGTCATCTGCGGCCCCGGCGAGAATGCCGGCGTCGTCGACATCGGTGCCGGGCCTGACGGAAAGCCCCAGGCGGCGATCTTCAAGATGGAGAGCCACAACCACCCCTCGTACATCGAGCCTTATCAAGGCGCGGCGACCGGCGTCGGCGGTATCCTGCGCGACGTGTTCACGATGGGCGCGCGGCCAATTGCCAACCTCAACGCGCTGCGCTTCGGCTCGCCCGACCACCCCAAGATGCGCCACCTGATCGCGGGCGTGGTCCACGGCATCGGCGGCTATGGCAATTGCGTCGGCGTGCCGACCGTCGGCGGCGAGGTGAACTTCCACCCCGCGTATGACGGCAACATCCTCGTCAACGCGATGACCGTCGGGATCGCTGACCAGGACAAGATCTTCTATTCCGCCGCCTCCGGCCTCGGCAATTCGATCGTCTATGTCGGTTCCAAGACCGGCCGCGACGGCATCCACGGCGCGACGATGGCGAGCGCCGATTTCGGCGAGGATTCGGACGCCAAGCGCCCTACCGTCCAGGTCGGCGACCCCTTCACCGAGAAGCTGCTGATCGAGGCGTGCCTCGAACTGATGGCGACCGACATGATCGTCGCGATCCAGGACATGGGCGCAGCGGGCCTGACCTCCTCATCGGTCGAGATGGCGTCGAAGGGCGGCGTCGGAATCGAGCTGATCATGGACGACGTGCCGCAGCGCGAGACCGGCATGACGCCCTACGAGATGATGCTCTCGGAGAGTCAGGAGCGCATGCTCATGGTCCTGAAGCCCGGCCGCGAGGCCGAGGCCGAGGCGATCTTCCGCAAATGGGAGCTCGATTTCGCGGTCATCGGCCACGTCACCGACACCGGCCGCATGGTGCTGAAGTTCAAGGGCGACACCGTCTGCGACATCCCGCTCGGCCCGCTCGCCGACGACGCGCCGCTCTACGACCGGCCGCACGTCCCCACCCCGCCCGCGGCACCGCTGACCAACGTCCCGACGACGTCCGACATCGCCGCCGATCTGCTGACGCTGATGGGCTCGCCCGACATCGCCAGCCGCCGCTGGATCTGGGAGCAGTATGACCACATGGTCGGCGCCGACACCGTGCAGCGCCCCGGTGGCGACGCTGCCGTGGTCCGCGTCCACGGCACCGACAAGGCGCTGGCGATGACCACCGACTGCACCCCGCGCTATTGCTTCGTCGATCCCGTCGAGGGCGGCAAGCAGGCGGTCGCAGAGGCGTGGCGCAACCTGACGGCGGTCGGCGCGAACCCGATCGCGGTCACCAACTGCCTCAACTTCGCCAACCCGCAGCGACCCGAGATCATGGGCCAGATCGTCGGCTGCCTCGACGGCATGAGCCAAGCCTGCCTCGCGCTCGACTTCCCGATCGTGTCGGGCAATGTCAGCCTCTACAATGAATCCAAGGCGACCGGCGGCGGTAGCGCGATCCTGCCGACGCCCGCGATCGGCGCGATCGGCCTGCTCGCCGACTGGCAGAAGAGCATGACGATCGCGTTCAAGGATCCCGGCGACGTCATCATGGTGGTCGGCACCCGCGCGGGCCATCTCGGCCAGTCGCTCTGGCTGCGCGAATGCCAGGGCCGCTCGGCCGCCGACGCCGGCCCGCCGCCGTCGGTCGACCTCGCTGCCGAGCGCCGCACCGGCGACTTCGTCCGCGCCGCGATCCTCGACGGCAAGCTTAACGCGGTCCACGACGTCTCCGACGGCGGGATTGCGGTCACGCTCGCCGAGATGGCGCTCGCCGGGCGGATCGGCGCGATGATCAACCGCGCGATGCCGTTCGATGCACCGCGCTCGTTCTTCGCCGAGGACCAGGGCGTCTATGTTGTCACCGTCCACGACCATGCGCTGCTCGACTTCATGACCGAAGCGCACGGCGCCGGCGTCCTTGTCGAGCCGCTCGGCCGTACCGGCGGCACGCGCCTGATCTTCGAGCTGCCCGACGCGGATTTCGCGGTGAAGCTCGACGACCTGCGCACCGCGCACGAAAGTTTCTTCCCGAAGCTGATGGGCGCCGACGCCGCACTCGCCTGA
- a CDS encoding DUF1842 domain-containing protein, producing MGTVGYYIVKLLVQHEGFMGAPVLHLDLGVNAVTGQVMGSAQITQALPPPYGNTVIPTVTGAILHTGFGEDTLLVHLTGDYVVSVPPPAIGSYLAHFSAALAVSKDWNGRGSFSYAHQVITGCTVENVSET from the coding sequence GTGGGAACGGTCGGCTATTACATAGTGAAGCTGCTGGTGCAGCACGAAGGGTTCATGGGGGCGCCCGTGCTGCATCTCGACCTGGGCGTGAACGCGGTCACGGGGCAGGTGATGGGGTCTGCGCAGATCACGCAGGCGCTGCCCCCGCCCTATGGCAACACGGTGATCCCGACGGTCACCGGGGCGATCCTGCACACCGGGTTCGGCGAGGACACCCTGCTCGTCCATCTCACCGGTGACTATGTCGTGTCGGTGCCGCCGCCCGCGATCGGCTCCTATCTCGCGCATTTCAGCGCCGCGCTGGCGGTGTCGAAGGACTGGAACGGCAGGGGCAGCTTCTCGTACGCGCATCAGGTGATCACCGGCTGCACCGTCGAGAACGTGTCGGAGACCTGA
- a CDS encoding CheR family methyltransferase, with protein MSALPSSAPTPAASASSITVLTALLEARTGQQIAAYRSWRMDTALKPLLRERNLDTLDQLVTQMLEGNDRVIGDRIVDALLNQETSFFRDAQVFEMIVAAVEQAEQEKHRVRIWCAGCSTGQEPLSLAMLFAERHEAKGIPVPEIVATDVSEAAIARARAGRYSQFEIQRGLPVRRMMQWFDSDGGDWFAKPELVKLITYRRANLVAGAVPSGRFDVVLCRNVLLYLSSATKLLVFPRIADALRPGGLLVMGAGETVIGQTRMFEPSKRHRGCYEMTG; from the coding sequence ATGAGCGCGTTGCCCTCGTCCGCACCGACGCCGGCTGCGTCCGCCAGCAGCATCACGGTCCTGACCGCGCTGCTCGAAGCGCGGACCGGGCAGCAGATCGCGGCCTATCGCTCGTGGCGGATGGACACCGCGCTGAAGCCGCTGCTCCGCGAGCGCAATCTCGATACGCTCGACCAGCTGGTCACGCAGATGCTGGAGGGGAACGACCGGGTCATCGGCGACCGGATCGTCGACGCCTTGCTGAACCAGGAAACCAGCTTCTTCCGCGACGCGCAGGTGTTCGAGATGATCGTCGCGGCGGTGGAGCAGGCCGAGCAGGAAAAGCACCGCGTGCGGATCTGGTGCGCCGGCTGCTCGACGGGCCAGGAGCCGCTGTCGCTGGCAATGCTGTTCGCCGAGCGGCACGAAGCGAAGGGCATTCCCGTGCCCGAGATCGTCGCGACCGACGTGTCCGAGGCCGCGATCGCGCGCGCGCGTGCCGGCCGGTATTCGCAGTTCGAGATCCAGCGCGGGCTGCCCGTTCGCCGGATGATGCAGTGGTTCGACAGCGACGGCGGCGACTGGTTCGCCAAGCCCGAGCTGGTGAAGCTCATCACCTACCGCCGTGCCAACCTGGTCGCCGGGGCGGTGCCGTCGGGACGGTTCGACGTGGTGCTGTGTCGCAACGTCCTGCTCTATCTGTCGAGCGCAACCAAGTTGCTGGTGTTCCCGCGGATCGCCGACGCGCTCCGGCCCGGCGGGTTGCTCGTGATGGGGGCGGGCGAGACGGTGATCGGCCAGACCCGGATGTTCGAGCCGAGCAAGCGGCACCGGGGATGCTACGAGATGACGGGCTGA
- the der gene encoding ribosome biogenesis GTPase Der — protein MSKLPVVAIVGRPNVGKSTLFNRLVGKKLALVDDRPGVTRDRREGDATLIGMEFRIIDTAGYEDHDAQTLPGRMRQQTEAAVASADVALFLFDSRSGLMPLDEEIARWLRGADVPVVLVANKAEGKAGEQGILESLALGFGDPVQLSAEHGEGLGDLFEALLPLLEGKEEIPEEQPDNEYEGPLKLAIVGRPNAGKSTLVNRILGEDRMITGPEAGITRDSISVDYDWEPAGGEARKVRLIDTAGMRKRAKVQDKLEKMSVEDALHAVDFAEVVVLLLDATLGLESQDLRIADKVLQEGRALVIALNKWDVAENASSLFNGVKKALEDGLSQVKGVTVMTVSGATGKGIDQLLQACFDTRDAWSKRVGTGELNRWFERAITATPPPAPGGKRIKMRYVTQVKSRPPSFVIFGTRVDQLPASYERYLVNSMRKDLGFGAVPVRLMFRAPKNPYDHDK, from the coding sequence ATGTCCAAACTCCCTGTGGTCGCGATCGTCGGCCGCCCCAATGTCGGCAAGTCGACCCTGTTCAACCGCCTCGTCGGCAAGAAGCTCGCGCTGGTCGACGATCGCCCCGGCGTGACGCGCGACCGCCGCGAAGGCGACGCGACGCTGATCGGGATGGAATTCCGCATCATCGACACCGCCGGCTACGAGGATCACGACGCGCAGACGCTGCCGGGCCGGATGCGCCAGCAGACCGAGGCGGCGGTCGCGTCGGCCGACGTCGCGCTGTTCCTGTTCGATTCGCGCTCGGGGCTGATGCCGCTCGACGAGGAGATCGCGCGCTGGCTGCGCGGTGCCGACGTGCCGGTGGTGCTCGTCGCCAACAAGGCCGAGGGCAAGGCCGGCGAGCAGGGCATCCTGGAGTCGCTGGCGCTCGGCTTCGGCGATCCGGTGCAGCTGTCGGCGGAGCATGGCGAGGGGCTGGGCGACCTGTTCGAGGCGCTGTTGCCGTTGCTCGAGGGCAAGGAAGAGATCCCTGAGGAACAGCCCGACAACGAGTATGAGGGGCCGTTGAAGCTCGCGATCGTCGGGCGCCCGAATGCGGGCAAGTCGACGCTCGTCAACCGCATCCTCGGCGAGGACCGGATGATCACGGGGCCCGAGGCGGGGATCACGCGCGATTCGATTTCGGTCGATTACGACTGGGAGCCGGCGGGCGGCGAGGCGCGGAAGGTTCGGCTGATCGACACGGCCGGCATGCGCAAGCGTGCCAAGGTGCAGGACAAGCTCGAGAAGATGTCGGTCGAGGATGCGCTGCACGCGGTCGACTTTGCCGAGGTGGTGGTGCTGCTGCTCGATGCGACTCTGGGGCTGGAGTCGCAGGATTTGCGGATCGCCGACAAGGTACTGCAGGAGGGCCGTGCGCTCGTCATCGCGCTGAACAAGTGGGACGTGGCGGAGAATGCCTCGTCGCTGTTCAACGGCGTGAAGAAGGCGCTGGAGGACGGACTGTCCCAGGTGAAGGGCGTGACCGTGATGACGGTGTCGGGCGCGACCGGCAAGGGCATCGACCAGTTGCTGCAGGCGTGCTTCGACACGCGCGACGCCTGGTCGAAGCGCGTCGGGACGGGCGAGCTCAACCGCTGGTTCGAGCGCGCGATCACCGCGACGCCGCCGCCGGCCCCTGGCGGCAAGCGGATCAAGATGCGCTATGTCACGCAGGTGAAGTCGCGGCCGCCGAGCTTCGTGATCTTCGGGACGCGCGTCGACCAGCTCCCCGCGAGCTATGAACGCTATCTGGTCAATTCGATGCGCAAGGACCTGGGGTTCGGTGCGGTGCCGGTGCGGCTGATGTTCCGCGCGCCGAAGAACCCGTACGACCACGACAAATGA
- a CDS encoding carbonic anhydrase, whose product MRQYKQLLLANKAWAAEIIEESADFFQRQLVGQNPEFLWIGCSDSRVGPEQMTMTPPGNMFIHRNIANLVKDDDTNLMSVLQYAVDVLGVRHIIICGHYACGGIRATLDGGTTGPVDDWLSTARCVMHDHADEIDAQPDREQKVNRLVEVNVRDQLIRLARTATIQGAFARGQEVLLHGWVYDIRDGLIKPMMEIDSQTVLEEVGRPDKVLH is encoded by the coding sequence ATGAGGCAGTACAAGCAGCTCCTGCTCGCCAACAAGGCGTGGGCCGCCGAGATCATCGAGGAGAGCGCCGACTTCTTCCAGCGCCAGCTGGTCGGCCAGAACCCGGAGTTCCTCTGGATCGGCTGTTCGGACAGCCGGGTCGGGCCCGAACAGATGACGATGACGCCGCCGGGCAACATGTTCATTCACCGCAACATCGCCAACCTGGTCAAGGACGACGACACGAACCTGATGTCGGTGCTGCAATATGCGGTCGACGTGCTCGGCGTCCGCCACATCATCATCTGCGGCCATTATGCGTGCGGCGGCATCCGCGCGACGCTCGACGGCGGCACCACCGGCCCGGTCGACGACTGGCTCTCGACCGCGCGCTGCGTGATGCACGACCATGCCGACGAGATCGACGCCCAGCCCGACCGCGAGCAGAAGGTCAACCGGCTGGTCGAGGTCAACGTCCGCGACCAGCTCATCCGGCTCGCCCGCACCGCGACGATCCAGGGCGCCTTCGCCCGCGGCCAGGAGGTGCTGCTACACGGCTGGGTCTACGATATCCGCGACGGCCTCATCAAACCGATGATGGAGATCGATTCGCAGACGGTCCTCGAAGAGGTCGGCCGGCCGGACAAGGTGCTGCACTGA
- a CDS encoding SufE family protein, with protein MPSLSDIHDEYDFLEADDRYRLLIDLGRALEPMPDALKTDATLVRGCSASVWVYPTTAADGSLHFLADSNAAITKGIIALVLLTVQDRPPTEIAATDIAAELAPFDLARQLSSNRTQGIPNMIALIRETAQRYV; from the coding sequence ATGCCCAGCCTCTCCGACATCCACGACGAATACGACTTCCTCGAAGCCGACGACCGTTATCGCCTGCTGATCGACCTCGGCCGCGCGCTGGAGCCGATGCCCGACGCGCTCAAGACCGACGCGACGCTGGTCCGTGGCTGCTCGGCGTCGGTCTGGGTGTACCCGACCACCGCCGCGGACGGCAGCCTGCACTTTCTCGCGGACTCGAACGCCGCGATCACGAAGGGGATCATCGCGCTCGTCCTGCTCACCGTGCAGGACCGTCCGCCGACCGAGATCGCCGCGACGGACATCGCCGCCGAACTCGCGCCCTTCGACCTCGCCAGGCAGCTCAGCTCGAACCGTACGCAGGGCATCCCCAACATGATCGCCCTGATCCGCGAAACCGCCCAGCGCTACGTCTAG
- a CDS encoding J domain-containing protein, producing the protein MARPTTRSSDWGFPRWRGYGSSNEAVTVRLCDRHGCDEPGNCPAPKSPNSPDRWYFCSTHAGEYNRGWNYFEGLSAEQAAEREAAETRTADEYTASRHNAWAGSGDGSRSRDEMRALEVLGLEVDATFEEVRAAWRRMAKANHPDVRPGDKDAATRFQGVQAAYEVLRAAEDARTWKPA; encoded by the coding sequence ATGGCACGCCCGACAACACGTTCGTCCGATTGGGGCTTTCCGCGCTGGCGCGGCTATGGCTCGAGCAACGAGGCGGTCACCGTCCGGCTGTGCGATCGTCATGGCTGCGACGAGCCCGGCAACTGCCCTGCGCCCAAATCGCCCAACAGCCCCGACCGCTGGTATTTCTGTTCGACGCACGCAGGCGAATATAACCGCGGCTGGAACTACTTCGAGGGACTGAGCGCGGAGCAGGCGGCCGAGCGCGAGGCGGCGGAAACGCGGACCGCGGACGAATATACCGCATCGCGCCACAATGCCTGGGCGGGATCGGGCGACGGCAGCCGGTCGCGCGACGAGATGCGTGCGCTCGAGGTGCTCGGGCTCGAGGTCGATGCGACGTTCGAGGAGGTGCGCGCGGCGTGGCGGCGGATGGCGAAGGCCAACCATCCCGACGTGCGTCCCGGCGACAAGGATGCGGCAACGCGGTTCCAGGGCGTGCAGGCCGCCTATGAGGTGCTGCGCGCGGCCGAGGACGCGCGGACGTGGAAGCCCGCATGA
- the bfr gene encoding bacterioferritin has translation MQGDPQVIEYLNEALKNELTAVNQYWLHYRMLDHWGVYKLAQFERMESIDEMKHADMLSERILFLDGLPNFQLLGRLRIGETVEEVLKSDLALEIEAVSQLKGAIAYCEEVKDYISRDLFARILASEEEHVDTLERQFEMIARMGIHNYIQLNSISEHDTPQSGAAPYLK, from the coding sequence ATGCAGGGCGATCCCCAGGTTATCGAATATTTGAACGAGGCGCTCAAGAACGAGCTCACCGCGGTCAACCAATATTGGCTCCACTACCGGATGCTCGACCATTGGGGCGTCTACAAGCTCGCCCAGTTCGAGCGGATGGAATCGATCGACGAGATGAAGCATGCCGACATGCTGTCGGAGCGCATCCTGTTCCTCGATGGCCTGCCCAACTTCCAGCTGCTCGGCCGCCTGCGCATCGGCGAGACCGTCGAGGAAGTCCTGAAGTCGGACCTCGCGCTCGAGATCGAGGCGGTGTCGCAGCTCAAGGGCGCGATCGCCTATTGCGAAGAGGTGAAGGACTATATCAGCCGCGACCTGTTCGCGCGCATCCTCGCCAGCGAGGAAGAGCATGTCGACACGCTCGAGCGCCAGTTCGAGATGATCGCGCGGATGGGCATCCACAACTACATCCAGCTCAACTCGATCTCGGAGCACGACACCCCGCAATCGGGTGCGGCACCCTATCTGAAGTAA